The genomic interval CTACCTTCGGATCCTCTCTGCCAATTCCTGCTCGCCCCCTTCTTAACTCCAGCCCCACAGGTTCAGTTCTACCACAACCTTCCTTTCCCAACGCCGAACCAGGAGTGTAGCCCATTTGCTTCAACAGTTTGAACCCAATATTGGATTCTGGAATAGCTAAAGCTAAGTTTTCCATGGTTTGTTGATCCTCATCTATTTGCTTCCGCCCCCGATTCAGTTTTCTCTGCTCCTGCCAATTTGGGCCTTCCAATTTCTTATTCAAAGAATTTAAGCTGAGACCCTACAGAATGTATGCAAAAGTTCATTAAAAAGGGACAAATATCAAATTCAGTAACTCAAATAAATTAAACGCCTAGGATTGGGCAAAGTAGACAACAAAGCCCTTTAATTTTCTTTAACAAAAGAAATCATCTGCAAGAATATAAACTCTAAATTTGTAAATAAGGCCAAAAATCAATACAATTAAATGATTATCAAAGATCGGCAACtcggaaattttttaaaattagggTTATGGGGAATTAAATATTCGAATACAGAAAAAACATAAATTGATTGAACATAATGTACAAAGATCGAAAATTTTACCTGTTTTGAGGAAGATTTAGGAATTTCTGGCGGTAGAAACTGTGAAACGTCCCCCATGTAGTCATCCTCTTCTCCTCCCGCCATTAGATTATGTTCCAGCTGCAGCAACAGTTAGACCAAGACaactaaaattatattttcaatttatattcactaaaaatattttctctagaaaaatattgaattaaaatatataatatctaaTATTTTTTCAATACATAAAGAATCAcaaaaatagaaaattttaCTCATAGAACAGATTATcactttaattttattttaatttatgttaaTCTAAACATAGATATTTAAAAATGATGAActacttaaaaataattatgaGCACCACACCCCAACATTACCCATATATTTTTG from Primulina eburnea isolate SZY01 chromosome 17, ASM2296580v1, whole genome shotgun sequence carries:
- the LOC140818755 gene encoding uncharacterized protein, yielding MAGGEEDDYMGDVSQFLPPEIPKSSSKQGLSLNSLNKKLEGPNWQEQRKLNRGRKQIDEDQQTMENLALAIPESNIGFKLLKQMGYTPGSALGKEGCGRTEPVGLELRRGRAGIGREDPKVEKMKREKQIAETRKRKVEELIVDFGSRQKERWKGRRIIVNYRKAEDALAQLENRDVEIEKKGDDDGENEEEEEEDITEEDLINVLMKLRNKFRYCLFCGCQYETMEALLSDCPGINEDDH